In Acidobacteriota bacterium, the sequence GGGCTGTTCGGCGTGTTCTACTACCGTAGCGCCAGTCCGACGACGCTCGCGGCCCTGTCGGAGTTCCTGCCGGTGCCGGCGGAGGCCCTGCGCGCCGAGTTCGCCGACGGGGCGAGCGCCGACGAGATCTGCGCCCGCACGCTGCGGACGCTGATGAACGCCGGCGCGCGCCATTTCTACATCAGCAACCTGCCGATCGTCGGAACGAGCGCCAGACTGGCGTCGGTCCTCGAGCTGGCCGGACTTGGCCCGTAACAGACCGACGGTTCGGGCCCGCTGCCACACGGGGGTCGTGCTCGCGGCCGGCCGCGGCACCCGCATGCAGCGGCCGGAGCCCGACCTTCGCCTCACGCGGGACCAGTCGACGTGGGCAGACGAGGGCCTCAAGGCCCTGGTGCCGTTCCACGGCTGGCCGTTCATCGCCTACACGCTCTCGGCGCTCGCCGCGGCTGGCATCGACGACGTGTGCGTCGTCGTCAGGCCGGGTCGCGACCCGGTGCGCTCGATGGTCGGGCGACTCGCGACGCGGCGGCTTCGCGTGTCGTTCGCCGAGCAGGTCGTGGCTCGCGGCACCGCCGACGCGCTGCGGTCGGCCGAGTCGCTGGTCGGCGAGACGGACTTCCTCGTGATCAACGGCGACAACTATTACGCGCCGGTCACGCTGGCACGCATGGCTCGCGCGCCGATTCCGTCGATGGCGGGCTTCCTCCCGGCGACCGTTGCCGGCGCACGGCCCGATGGCGCCGCGAGGTTGGCCAACTACGCGCTGGCCCGGGCCGACGCGCGCGGCCGCCTCGCCGGGTTCGTCGAGAAACCGGCCGTCGACCCCCAGGTCGTGTCCGCCCCACGCACGTACGTCAGCATGCAGTGCTGGCGCCTCGATGCCTCGGTGTTCGACGCGTGCCGCACGCTGCCGCCCTCGCCGCGCGGCGAACTCGAGCTGCCGGACGCGGTCCTGGCCGCCGCCCGGGCAACCGGCCGCCCCGTGCACGTCGTACCGGTCGGCGAGGACGTGCTCGACCTGTCGACTCGCCGGGACATCCCGTTGGTCGAACGCGCCCTCGTCGGCGTGGAGATCGCCCTGTGAGGGCGATGGGCCGGCTGCTCACCAGCGCGGCCGTCGGCGAGACGATCGCGCGACTCACCGACGAGGCGTGCTGTGCCGACGGACTTCGACGCGCGGGCGTGGGCCCCGTCCGGGCGACCGCGCTCGGCCGTCGTGTGGCCCGCTCTGCGGCCCGGCTCCTCGAGCTCGGTGGTCGTCGCTCTGCCGAGGCGTGCGCGTTCGTCGTGCCCGGCCGCATCGAGGTGCTCGGCAAGCACACCGACTATGGCGGTGGACGGAGCCTGCTCGCCGCGACCGAGCAGGCCGCGGTCGTGGTCGCCGCCCGGCGTGCCGATCGACGGCTCGTCATCGACGACGTCGGCCTCGGTCGCCACGCGAGCGTCGAGCTGGCGCCAGACCTCGAGAGAGCGCCCGGCGAGTGGTCGAACTACCTGCGGGTGCCGGCGGCGTGGCTGGCGACGCACTTCCCGAGCGAGGTGTCTGGCGTCTCGATGGTCTTCGAGAGCGATCTCCCGAGGGCCGCGGGCCTCAGCAGCTCGAGCGTGCTCGTGACGAGCGCCTTCCTGGCGCTGTCGAGTCTGGGGGCGTTCAACCGCTCGGAGCGATTCGTCTCGGCCGTGCCCGACCGGCTCGCCCTCGCCGAGTGCCTCGCCGCCATCGAGGCCGGCCGGCCGTACGGCCGGTTCGACGAGAACGATGGTGTCGGCACGCTCGGAGGCAGCGAGGATCACACCGCGATTGTCGCCGCCGTCGACGGGCACCTGGCTCAGTACGCGTTCGGGCCGATCCGCTTCGAACGTGCCGTCGCGGCTCCCGCCGATCACCTGTTCGTCGTGGCGGCCAGCGGCGTCGAGGCCTCGAAGACCGGCGCCCAGCGTGACGCGTACAACGCCCTCTCGGGCCGCCTGCGATCGATCGAGCGCGTCTTGCAGGACCTCGATCCGCATCTGCCACGTTCGCTCGGGATGGCCATCGAGCAGGCGCCCGGCCTCGTGGGCGAGATCCGGGCGTTGCTCGATCGCGAACCTGCCGGGCGTCGCGAGTCGCTGCTCGCCCGCTTCGATCAGTTCGTCGCCGAGACCCTGGAACTCGTGTCCGGCGCGGCCGACGCGCTCGACGCGGGGAACCTTCCCCTGTTCGGCGCGCTGGTCGATCGGTCGCAGGCCCTGGCCGAGCGGGGGCTGGGCAATCAGGTCGCCGAGACGGTCTCTCTCCAGCGGCTGGCGCGCGCGGCGGGCGCCGTCGCGGCGTCGGCGTTCGGTGCCGGGTTCGGCGGCAGCGTGTGGGCGCTCGTGCACGCGTCGGATGTCGACCGGCTCGAACGCGACTGGCGCGCGGCGTACCTTCGCGCACACCCCGAGCGGGCAGCGACGGCGACGTTCTTTCGCACGCGCGCATCGATGCCGGCGATCCGCCTCGAGCTCGCGTGAGCCGGCCGCCTTCGGCAAGGCGGACCGCCGCAACTGGGGATGTCGTAGCGGCTGGTCCCCTGGAATCGTGAGGCCTGGTAGAAGTCCCGGAGCGCGGCGCCCGCTTGGCAAGGCGTGACGACCGAGAATACCGGGAGTATTCGAGGGAGGAGCAACGCCGCCAGGCGGGATGCCCCGCCCGGGAATTCTGCGAGGAATCACGGTTCCAGGGGACCAGAGCTTCGCCTGGCCTGAGCGGAGCCTGAACGCCTCAGGCGCTCGGCCTGCCAGGATCAGCGCACGTGCCGGCCACCGTCGACGCGGATGGTCTCGCCCGTGATGAAGTCGGTATCGACGAGCGCCAGAACGGCCTTGGCAATCTCCGCCTCGCCGCCCCAGCGTCCGAGGGGCGTAGCGCGCTCCACCTCGCGGATCTCCTCGTCCGAGGTCCCGGGCGGCGCGACAATGGGGCCGGGCGCGACGGCGTTGACGAGAATGCCGTCGGCGGCGAGCTCGAGCGCGAGCACCTGCGTCAGGCCGATTACGCCCATCTTCGCTACGTAATAGGGAGCGTACCCGGTATAGCGGGGCCGGCCGCTGGCGGCCACCCAGTCGGTGAAGTTGATGATCCGGCCGCCCCCGGCGCGGCGCATGTGCGGCACGGCCGCGCGGCTGCACGACCAGGCGGTGCCGAGGTCGATGGCCAGGCTCAGGTCCCAGTCGTCGTCGGTCAGCTCGTCGAACGCCTTCTGAACGTACATCGACGCCATGTTGACGAGGACGTCGACGCGGCCGAGCGTCGCCGCCGCGTGATCCACCAGCCGGCGACACTCGTCGGGCGACCTGAGATCGGCCTGAACGGCCGTCGCCCGCCGGCCGAGCGCTTCAATCCGCGCGACGGCCTCGCGCGCCTCGGCCGCCGATCGGTTGTAGCTGATTGCGACGTCGGCGCCGCGCGCGGCAAGCTCGCAGGCCACGACGAGGCCGATGCGTTTGGCGCCCGTCACGAGGGCGACCCGATCCGTGAGCGTCATCCTGTCTCTGCGCGTCTCTGCGTCTTTGCGCCTCTGCGGTGCCTTCTCCGCGCCCTCTGCTCCCTCTGCGCCCTCGACGGTCAGTAGGCGAACGTCCCGACGAACGCCGATTTCTTGCCGGCCTGGCGCCACCGCTTCCCGAGCGCGTCGCCCCAGTAGGCGTGGGTCTTCGTCAGGCCGACCTTCGTCCCGGCCGTTGTCCCCAGGGGGCTGAACCAGAGCATCGCGCCGCAACTGACGTCGTGGGGCACGTTGGTCTCGACGGTGAGCGTGGCGGCACCCGCCGCGACGTCGACGAGGCTGCCGTGCCGCGTGAAGACGACGGGCGCCACGTCGACGCTCACGATCTCGCCCAGAAGTCCGTCGGTCATCGTCCGCGCGAAATCGACGAGGGCGGCCCGCTGCGGCAGCGTGGCGCGCTCGTCGACCACGATGGCCGTGCGGACGCGTGTCGGCGCCTCGCCGCCCATCTCGCGCATGCCGAGGTTGCGGTCGCCGGCCAATGCCGCGACGACCGTCAGGCCGTCGAGGGGGACGCCGCCGAAGGTGCCCTGGTCGACCCGCCATGCCATCACGGCTTCGCGGCCGAGCGTCTCGGCCTCGCTGTTCATGATGCACCCGCCGGTGAAGACCTCGGCGGTGCGCACCTCGACGTAGTCGCCGGTCAAGACGGGCGCGCGGTCTGACCCGAGCACCGGCAAGGCGACAAGCGACAGGGCAACGACGAGAGGGGCGATCTTCATGGGTCGTTCCTTTCGTGACGGAGCCGGTCACCCGGCGCAACACGCGCGGCCGCTGCCCGGATGGCAGCGGTCGGCGGCCACGGGCTGCCCGTCGGGCCCGAGAGCCTTCTGCGTGCACGTGCACCAGTAGGACGTCGCGTGGTACGAGTCGGCGACTGCCGCATCGGCGGCTTCGAGCGACGTGACGTACATGCCCTTGTGTCGCAGGTGTGCGCAGTGCGCTCCGTACACCAGACGCGACGAAGGGGTGGGATGGTTCATCTGCGTGCTCCTCGTGTCTCGTGCCGGGTCAGGCCAGCAATCCGGCCGCGCGGAGAACGGCGCGCTTCACCGCGGTGCGTGCGACCTGCACCTTGTACGCGTTGCCGCTCATTGGCTGCGCGTCGCGCACGGCCGCGTCGGCGGCCCGTGAGGCGATCGCTTCGTCGACGACCTGGCCGCCCAGCACCGCCTCGGCCGCCGGCGAAGGCCACGGCACCGGCGCGACGGCGCCCAGCACGACACGGGCCGACGCCACCCGGCTGCCATCCATCGTGAGCGCCACCGTGGCGAACGCCATCGGCCAGTCGGTCGACTGCTTGTAGCGCACCTCGTAGTGGCCGCTTCGCACGTTCTTCAGCGCCGGCAGGCGGACAGCCGTGATCAACTCGTTCGGCCCGAGCACCGTCTCGCCGAAGAGGTTCCGGTCGGGCATCTGGAAGAAGTCAGCGGCCGGCCATTCGCGCGGCCCCGACGGCCCCGCCGTCTCGACGATCGCGCCGTACGCCAGCAACGGCACCGCGAGGCTCGAAGGATGGACGATGTGGCAGGGCCCGTCGCCGAAAATCGCGTGGAACTGGTTCTCGCCGTCGACGGCATAGCACCGGGGTCCACCCTTCTTCAGGCAGCGGAACTCCTCGTTCCGGAAGTACCAGCAGCGGGGCCGCTGGCACAGGTTGCCACCCACGGTCCCGATGTTGCGGATCTGCGGCGTCCCCACCTCGTCGGCGGCGTGGGCCAGGGCCGGGTACGCCGAGCGGAGACCCTCGTGGCGGGCGAGGTCGGCCAGCCGCACGGCGGCGCCGACGCGCCATCCGCCGCCATCCGCCTCGGCGACCGTCTGGTCGAGACGCTTGACGTTGACGAGCCGGTCGGGCTGGAGGACGTAGTCCTTCATCAGCGCGAGCAGGTCCTGGCCGCCGGCAATCGCCAAGGCACGGCCGCGCGAGGGCGAGAGCGCTCCGAGCGCCTGCGTGAGGTTCGTCGGGTCGACGTACTCGAACGCTTTCACTCCGTGCCTCCTGCTCTGTCGGTGCGCAAGGCCGCGAGCACCCGGTCGGGCGTGATGGGCAGGCTGCGCACGCGCGCCCCTATCGCGTTGGCCACCGCGTTGGCCACCGCGGCTGCCGTCGAGATCGCTGGCGGCTCGCCGATGCCGATGACACCACGGCCCGGCTGATCGACGAGCGTCACCTGGATGTCGGGGATGTCCGACAGCCCGGGGACCAGGTACCATTCCATGTTCGGGTTGACCATCTGTGCCGTGTTCGGGTCGAGGAGCCGGTGCTCGAACAGCGCGAACCCGATGCCCCCGATGATGCCCCCGAGGCACTGGGACTCGGCCGCCATCCTGTTGACGATGAGGCCGCAGTCCTGCACGCACAGCACGCGGGTGACGCGGGTGATGCCGGTCTCGATGTCGACTTCGACCTCGGCCATCTGCACGCCGCTCGTGCCCGACGCCGAGAGCCCGGCTTCCCACTCGCCGTCGACCGACACGGGCTCGGTGCCCAGCCGCTGGCAGGCCTCGCGCCACGTCAGGCTCGTCGAGGGCGACGCCGTGGAGCGCACGCGCCCGTCGCGCGCCACGATGGACTCCGGTGCAACGCCGAGACCGGGCGCGATCCGTGCCGCGAGGGCCTCGAGCGCCTTCGACGCCGTCACGCGAATGGCCGGCGACACCGAGGGCGCCGTGGTGCTGCCGCCTGACCCGCCACTGAAAGGATAGTTGCTGTCGCCGAGCTCGACGCGGACGGCGTCGACCGGCAGACCCAGCGTCTCGGCGGTGATGATCGCCATCAGCGTCTTCGTGCCGACGCCGAGATCCTGCGTCCCCGATCGCATGACGACCGAGCCGTCGGGCAGGATCTCGCACTGCGCGCGCGTGCCGCGCCCGCCGCCGCCCCATCGGTTGGCGGCACAGCCGAAGCCGCGTTTGATCGGGCCTGGCGTGACGTCGCCGGTGGCGTGCCGGCGGCTCCAGCCGAACTGCGCGGCCGCCATCTCGAAGTACCGCCG encodes:
- a CDS encoding nucleotidyltransferase family protein, with translation MARNRPTVRARCHTGVVLAAGRGTRMQRPEPDLRLTRDQSTWADEGLKALVPFHGWPFIAYTLSALAAAGIDDVCVVVRPGRDPVRSMVGRLATRRLRVSFAEQVVARGTADALRSAESLVGETDFLVINGDNYYAPVTLARMARAPIPSMAGFLPATVAGARPDGAARLANYALARADARGRLAGFVEKPAVDPQVVSAPRTYVSMQCWRLDASVFDACRTLPPSPRGELELPDAVLAAARATGRPVHVVPVGEDVLDLSTRRDIPLVERALVGVEIAL
- a CDS encoding SDR family oxidoreductase, yielding MTLTDRVALVTGAKRIGLVVACELAARGADVAISYNRSAAEAREAVARIEALGRRATAVQADLRSPDECRRLVDHAAATLGRVDVLVNMASMYVQKAFDELTDDDWDLSLAIDLGTAWSCSRAAVPHMRRAGGGRIINFTDWVAASGRPRYTGYAPYYVAKMGVIGLTQVLALELAADGILVNAVAPGPIVAPPGTSDEEIREVERATPLGRWGGEAEIAKAVLALVDTDFITGETIRVDGGRHVR
- a CDS encoding DUF1326 domain-containing protein translates to MKIAPLVVALSLVALPVLGSDRAPVLTGDYVEVRTAEVFTGGCIMNSEAETLGREAVMAWRVDQGTFGGVPLDGLTVVAALAGDRNLGMREMGGEAPTRVRTAIVVDERATLPQRAALVDFARTMTDGLLGEIVSVDVAPVVFTRHGSLVDVAAGAATLTVETNVPHDVSCGAMLWFSPLGTTAGTKVGLTKTHAYWGDALGKRWRQAGKKSAFVGTFAY
- a CDS encoding FAD binding domain-containing protein yields the protein MKAFEYVDPTNLTQALGALSPSRGRALAIAGGQDLLALMKDYVLQPDRLVNVKRLDQTVAEADGGGWRVGAAVRLADLARHEGLRSAYPALAHAADEVGTPQIRNIGTVGGNLCQRPRCWYFRNEEFRCLKKGGPRCYAVDGENQFHAIFGDGPCHIVHPSSLAVPLLAYGAIVETAGPSGPREWPAADFFQMPDRNLFGETVLGPNELITAVRLPALKNVRSGHYEVRYKQSTDWPMAFATVALTMDGSRVASARVVLGAVAPVPWPSPAAEAVLGGQVVDEAIASRAADAAVRDAQPMSGNAYKVQVARTAVKRAVLRAAGLLA
- a CDS encoding galactokinase, with the protein product MGRLLTSAAVGETIARLTDEACCADGLRRAGVGPVRATALGRRVARSAARLLELGGRRSAEACAFVVPGRIEVLGKHTDYGGGRSLLAATEQAAVVVAARRADRRLVIDDVGLGRHASVELAPDLERAPGEWSNYLRVPAAWLATHFPSEVSGVSMVFESDLPRAAGLSSSSVLVTSAFLALSSLGAFNRSERFVSAVPDRLALAECLAAIEAGRPYGRFDENDGVGTLGGSEDHTAIVAAVDGHLAQYAFGPIRFERAVAAPADHLFVVAASGVEASKTGAQRDAYNALSGRLRSIERVLQDLDPHLPRSLGMAIEQAPGLVGEIRALLDREPAGRRESLLARFDQFVAETLELVSGAADALDAGNLPLFGALVDRSQALAERGLGNQVAETVSLQRLARAAGAVAASAFGAGFGGSVWALVHASDVDRLERDWRAAYLRAHPERAATATFFRTRASMPAIRLELA